Proteins co-encoded in one Methylomonas albis genomic window:
- a CDS encoding glycyl-radical enzyme activating protein, whose protein sequence is MDSKAYIFDIKRNTSEDGPGIRTTVFFKGCPLRCSWCQNPEGIASGPSLSFRAELCHPDDCELPCIKACKAKALTLQDRQLRFDRERCDQCGRCATVCSRHALEQVGLWLGVDELFYRVAIDKPFFDATGGGVTASGGECTMQMNFLHEFFKKLKATGIHTAIETNGMFNFGRFSRLLLPWLDLIYFDLKLIDEAASILHTGHSNRPILDNLRRLAEIAKIPVEVRIPLIPGITATEANLQGLAVFLRDLGIKQVNVLPYNPLWLDKLQRFGVDTEYRHDAFMSDAQIKHCIESMQNA, encoded by the coding sequence ATGGACAGCAAAGCCTACATCTTCGATATCAAACGCAACACCAGCGAAGATGGGCCAGGCATCCGTACCACGGTGTTTTTCAAAGGCTGTCCGCTGCGTTGCAGTTGGTGTCAAAACCCAGAAGGCATCGCTTCGGGGCCGTCCTTATCTTTTCGTGCCGAGTTATGCCATCCGGACGACTGTGAGCTGCCTTGTATCAAAGCTTGTAAAGCCAAGGCCTTAACCCTGCAAGACCGGCAACTGCGGTTTGACAGGGAGCGTTGCGACCAATGCGGACGCTGTGCGACGGTGTGCTCGCGGCATGCCCTGGAACAGGTTGGTCTATGGCTGGGTGTGGACGAGCTGTTTTATCGAGTGGCCATCGATAAGCCATTTTTCGACGCTACTGGCGGTGGCGTTACTGCATCCGGCGGTGAATGCACTATGCAGATGAATTTCCTACACGAATTTTTCAAAAAACTGAAAGCCACCGGCATTCATACCGCCATCGAAACCAACGGCATGTTTAATTTTGGCCGGTTCTCACGTTTGTTGTTACCGTGGCTGGATTTGATTTATTTCGACCTAAAATTGATAGACGAAGCCGCCAGCATTCTGCACACCGGTCATTCCAATCGGCCGATTTTGGATAATCTGCGGCGTCTGGCCGAGATTGCCAAAATCCCGGTTGAAGTGCGGATTCCGCTGATTCCCGGCATTACCGCCACCGAGGCCAATCTGCAAGGGCTAGCCGTTTTTTTGCGCGACCTAGGCATCAAGCAGGTTAACGTCCTACCTTATAACCCTCTGTGGCTCGATAAATTGCAGCGTTTTGGCGTCGATACCGAGTATCGGCACGACGCCTTTATGAGCGATGCCCAAATTAAGCACTGCATCGAGAGTATGCAAAACGCTTGA
- a CDS encoding DUF6765 family protein: MQTDFHHAVTYVVARTAGFVHQEADIIAYSAQYVDDAVSEGVVHFDNDAFYARIHSSHKSTDVGNLNNDYNHLIWLPFHFLPGNGGKGPGEDPEGTFIQKIVCLPDSPPAKEMVQAAVNDKGKPYSLHRLGIALHVYADTWSHQGFAGVIHEINNVEHARELKSSGMYSQQLQHVLEDILDDVIPPLGHGRAKNFPDLPFLHWQYKNGRGVWIDRDNASDFCTAADAMCKVMQQYLGKAQSGLPVADQTLLQKIFLDLKIKEDKARHAKWLEIVKKGFNGEKFSFGTAEISYAAEGANSWKEIALGSSWDMRVHQYTPAFLGSNWKLFHDALQLHRLTVLHDILPKYGICAG, from the coding sequence ATGCAAACCGATTTCCATCACGCCGTTACCTATGTCGTCGCCCGTACCGCCGGATTCGTTCACCAGGAGGCCGACATCATTGCTTATTCGGCGCAATATGTGGACGACGCCGTCAGCGAAGGTGTCGTGCATTTCGACAACGACGCCTTTTATGCGCGGATTCATTCCTCGCATAAAAGCACCGATGTCGGTAATTTAAACAATGATTACAACCACTTGATCTGGTTGCCGTTCCATTTTCTGCCGGGTAACGGCGGCAAAGGTCCGGGCGAAGATCCGGAAGGCACGTTTATCCAAAAAATCGTCTGCCTGCCGGATAGTCCGCCGGCCAAGGAGATGGTGCAGGCGGCAGTCAATGATAAAGGCAAACCTTACAGCTTGCATCGACTGGGGATTGCCTTGCATGTGTATGCCGATACTTGGTCGCACCAAGGTTTCGCCGGGGTAATTCACGAAATCAACAACGTCGAACATGCCAGGGAACTAAAGAGCTCTGGCATGTATAGCCAACAGCTGCAGCATGTGCTTGAGGATATTCTGGATGACGTGATTCCACCGCTGGGACATGGCCGTGCCAAGAACTTTCCGGATCTGCCGTTTTTACATTGGCAATATAAGAACGGTCGCGGTGTCTGGATAGATCGGGATAACGCCTCGGATTTCTGCACGGCGGCGGACGCGATGTGTAAAGTCATGCAGCAATATCTGGGCAAAGCGCAGAGTGGATTGCCGGTTGCCGACCAAACCCTGCTGCAAAAAATCTTCCTTGATTTAAAGATTAAGGAAGACAAAGCCCGCCATGCCAAATGGCTGGAGATCGTCAAGAAAGGCTTCAATGGCGAAAAATTCAGCTTCGGTACGGCCGAGATCAGCTATGCCGCCGAAGGCGCCAATTCCTGGAAGGAAATAGCTTTGGGCAGTAGTTGGGATATGCGCGTGCACCAATACACGCCGGCATTTTTGGGCAGCAACTGGAAGTTGTTTCACGACGCCCTGCAATTGCATCGTTTGACAGTGCTGCACGATATTTTGCCCAAATACGGTATTTGTGCGGGCTGA
- a CDS encoding esterase/lipase family protein has protein sequence MNAKPESDLACRTLYPIVLLHGVGYRDDMLMLNSWGRIPKVLEAAGAKIFQGGLDAWNSHETSAIALKPNIEQVLTETGAAKVNIVAHSKGGLEARYLISKLDMADKVASLTTICTPHHGSAVADLVAGDIPDTQNVLSVNFFKRLAQRLGFGAMDILARITGDKSPQAGLAIRQLTRAYLAEFNQQVTDAPGVYYQSYGSMMRRAIDDPMFAATQVLLKQIEGENDGMVSTQSCQWGRFRGLIGASNPDKGLSHGDLVDYRGFLLTHFDVPAAYLDIVKDLKQQGF, from the coding sequence ATGAATGCCAAACCCGAATCCGATCTAGCGTGCCGGACTCTGTATCCCATCGTGTTGCTGCACGGCGTCGGTTACCGCGACGACATGCTGATGTTAAATTCCTGGGGGCGGATTCCCAAAGTACTGGAAGCTGCCGGCGCAAAGATTTTTCAGGGCGGCCTGGACGCCTGGAATAGCCATGAAACCAGCGCGATTGCCCTGAAGCCCAATATTGAACAGGTACTCACCGAAACCGGCGCAGCCAAGGTCAATATCGTCGCCCATTCCAAGGGTGGCCTGGAAGCGCGTTACCTGATATCCAAGCTGGATATGGCCGATAAGGTCGCCAGTCTGACGACGATTTGCACACCGCATCATGGTTCGGCCGTGGCGGATTTGGTGGCCGGCGACATTCCCGATACGCAAAACGTGCTGAGCGTAAATTTCTTCAAACGTCTGGCGCAGCGATTGGGGTTCGGCGCGATGGACATTCTGGCCAGAATCACCGGCGACAAAAGCCCACAAGCCGGCCTGGCCATCAGACAGCTGACACGCGCTTATCTGGCGGAATTTAATCAACAAGTAACGGATGCGCCCGGCGTCTACTACCAAAGCTACGGCAGCATGATGCGCCGGGCTATCGACGATCCGATGTTTGCCGCCACGCAGGTTTTGCTGAAGCAGATAGAAGGCGAAAACGATGGCATGGTCTCCACCCAGTCCTGCCAATGGGGCAGATTTCGCGGTTTGATCGGCGCCAGCAATCCGGACAAAGGTTTGTCGCATGGCGACTTGGTCGACTATCGCGGCTTCCTGCTGACGCATTTCGATGTCCCGGCAGCGTATCTCGACATAGTCAAAGACTTAAAACAACAAGGCTTTTAA
- a CDS encoding PepSY domain-containing protein — protein sequence MKKSLLTLSILASFGALSGLAVAADQGLENCIQAAKKDKAGELIKLEKLTVSGKGAYELELRDNNRQEWEFMCDADSGKLTEKESEVSDPNSQAFKKNVKVTEEDAAAIALKANPGKIEEVEYEVEENGGSSYEFDIVNDKGLETKIEVDAASGKIIETAIEEWEIGEENDEKR from the coding sequence ATGAAAAAGTCATTATTAACATTATCTATATTGGCCAGTTTTGGGGCTTTGTCCGGGCTTGCCGTCGCGGCAGATCAAGGGCTGGAAAATTGCATTCAGGCGGCTAAAAAAGACAAGGCCGGAGAGCTAATCAAGTTGGAAAAACTAACTGTCTCCGGCAAAGGCGCTTATGAATTGGAACTGCGCGACAACAACCGCCAGGAATGGGAGTTCATGTGCGATGCCGACAGCGGCAAGCTGACTGAAAAAGAATCAGAGGTGTCCGACCCCAATAGCCAGGCCTTCAAAAAGAATGTCAAAGTCACCGAAGAAGATGCGGCTGCGATTGCGCTAAAAGCCAACCCCGGCAAGATTGAGGAAGTCGAATACGAAGTCGAGGAAAACGGCGGCTCGTCTTATGAATTCGACATCGTCAACGACAAAGGTTTAGAAACCAAAATCGAAGTCGACGCCGCCAGCGGCAAAATAATCGAAACCGCAATTGAGGAATGGGAAATTGGCGAAGAGAATGACGAAAAACGCTAA
- a CDS encoding LuxR C-terminal-related transcriptional regulator — MSVIRLLLPAPGFAEISLNPEELEKQGIVVMTTEPNTAEPVNFAALDLAMIDGEAALQDNLNLIDQIKAIAPSSKFVVLLRHSSAHAVSYMQAGVTGLLAALPDAVKLAEIIRKLVQGDYYLDQDIAQLLAMRQIKKQLDPFISLSSREFDVFCLLAEGCSLQTIALQLGISSKTVSNCQTQIRLKLAIDSREKLTKFANAHGLIIHKGV, encoded by the coding sequence GTGTCAGTCATCAGACTATTGCTACCCGCACCAGGGTTTGCAGAAATTAGCCTTAATCCGGAAGAACTGGAGAAACAAGGTATTGTCGTCATGACAACGGAGCCAAATACTGCGGAACCGGTGAATTTCGCGGCTTTAGACCTAGCCATGATCGATGGAGAGGCGGCCTTGCAGGACAATCTGAACCTGATCGATCAAATAAAAGCCATTGCACCCTCCAGTAAATTTGTGGTCTTGCTTCGCCATTCCAGCGCCCATGCCGTAAGTTATATGCAGGCCGGTGTGACAGGTTTGTTGGCAGCGCTTCCCGACGCGGTGAAGTTGGCCGAGATCATCCGCAAGCTTGTGCAAGGTGACTATTACCTGGATCAAGACATCGCGCAGCTATTGGCCATGCGACAAATCAAAAAACAACTTGATCCGTTTATTTCGCTAAGTTCCCGCGAGTTTGATGTGTTTTGTCTGTTAGCTGAAGGCTGTTCATTGCAAACCATAGCGCTGCAACTGGGCATCAGCAGTAAAACCGTCTCCAATTGCCAAACCCAAATCAGGCTGAAACTGGCAATTGACAGTCGGGAAAAGCTGACAAAATTTGCCAATGCCCATGGATTGATTATCCATAAAGGCGTATGA
- a CDS encoding flagellar brake protein yields the protein MEDDFAIFNQKQIVNYLTEIQQRNCILSARYGVNNQSFLTAIVQIDLKHNVLAIDVAPTQELTDRLLLTKRVHFLTQVDGIEAAFQGVNIKLVRNEQGAVLMMPLPDRLYWRQRRNYYRVKVPQSHVGTYCQFGFSLTDANGLPTSIVKDFKLMDISLCGLALLNPDHELQPDLVSIEPGNCTLFLHDHEHHHADIGLRAKYSIDVKTSTITTAHRIGFQFTAISPAFESSVQIYMQSIERMLKNIDSR from the coding sequence ATGGAAGACGATTTCGCGATTTTTAATCAAAAACAGATTGTTAATTACCTAACGGAAATTCAGCAACGCAATTGCATTTTGTCCGCTCGCTACGGCGTTAACAATCAATCGTTTTTAACCGCGATTGTGCAAATCGACCTTAAGCATAATGTATTGGCGATAGACGTTGCGCCCACCCAGGAATTGACGGATCGCTTGTTATTGACCAAGCGCGTGCATTTCCTCACTCAGGTCGACGGGATTGAAGCAGCTTTTCAAGGCGTAAACATCAAACTGGTGCGGAATGAGCAAGGAGCAGTGTTGATGATGCCTCTGCCGGATAGACTGTATTGGCGGCAGCGGCGCAATTATTATCGGGTAAAAGTGCCGCAATCGCACGTCGGCACTTATTGTCAATTTGGCTTTAGCCTAACCGACGCAAATGGCCTACCAACATCTATCGTAAAAGACTTCAAATTGATGGATATTAGCTTGTGCGGACTGGCCTTATTGAATCCCGACCATGAGTTACAGCCGGATTTAGTCTCTATCGAGCCCGGCAATTGCACTTTATTTCTGCACGACCACGAACATCATCATGCCGATATCGGGCTACGAGCCAAATACAGTATCGATGTCAAAACCAGCACTATAACGACCGCCCACCGGATAGGTTTTCAATTTACCGCCATTTCGCCGGCTTTTGAAAGCAGCGTGCAGATCTACATGCAGTCCATCGAACGAATGCTGAAAAACATCGATAGTCGTTAG
- a CDS encoding roadblock/LC7 domain-containing protein, producing MRSDLLISVLTELNGSSADIEASGVISTDGLMMASVLPASMDEDRVGAMSAAMLSLGDRTAQELARGELEQVLIKGKAGYVLMTYAGSEGVLTVLTKSSAKLGLIFLDVKRAAVQIAEML from the coding sequence ATGCGTTCGGATTTATTAATATCTGTCTTGACGGAATTGAATGGCTCATCGGCTGATATCGAAGCCAGTGGCGTGATATCGACCGATGGTTTAATGATGGCATCGGTATTACCGGCCTCCATGGACGAAGACAGGGTAGGCGCGATGAGTGCCGCGATGCTGTCATTGGGTGATCGTACAGCGCAAGAACTGGCGAGAGGCGAGTTGGAGCAAGTGCTGATCAAAGGTAAGGCTGGCTATGTGTTAATGACCTATGCCGGTTCCGAAGGTGTTCTCACCGTTTTGACCAAGTCTTCGGCCAAATTGGGCTTGATATTTCTTGATGTTAAGAGAGCGGCGGTTCAAATCGCGGAGATGCTGTAA
- a CDS encoding protoglobin domain-containing protein, with translation MSLDFEKLTVYSKSFSGFTPDKEALLLEVGSQIKPHLAAVTDEFYQQLATIPETAAFLEGRVEGLKKTHRLWMEGLFTGPYDKDFTAQMFKVGDVHVKVKLPVEFMAGAMTLINNRLFTLIIETFGDDKQHCARTIAAVNSVTGFSLLVMQQSYQASSLAEELEKFLKISGMSRTLFTNLALAYRDK, from the coding sequence ATGTCATTGGATTTCGAAAAGCTGACCGTATACAGCAAATCGTTTAGCGGGTTTACCCCCGATAAGGAAGCTTTGTTGCTAGAGGTCGGATCGCAAATTAAGCCACATCTGGCGGCGGTAACCGACGAATTTTATCAACAGTTGGCCACCATACCGGAAACCGCTGCGTTTCTGGAAGGCCGAGTCGAGGGTTTGAAAAAAACCCACCGCCTATGGATGGAAGGACTATTCACAGGCCCCTATGATAAAGACTTTACCGCACAGATGTTCAAGGTCGGTGATGTGCATGTCAAGGTTAAATTGCCTGTCGAATTCATGGCCGGAGCGATGACTTTGATCAATAACCGTCTTTTCACGCTGATAATTGAAACCTTCGGTGACGATAAGCAACATTGCGCTCGGACGATTGCCGCGGTTAACTCGGTAACCGGCTTTTCATTGCTGGTGATGCAGCAATCCTATCAAGCGTCGAGCTTGGCGGAAGAACTGGAAAAGTTTTTGAAAATTTCCGGCATGAGCCGCACGTTATTCACCAATCTAGCCTTGGCCTACAGAGACAAATAA
- a CDS encoding flagellar brake protein, producing MQNRRSLSIEDNYAISNPKQIVNYLTQIQRRHCILSARYAVNDQSGLTAMVQIDLMHNALAIDARKY from the coding sequence TTGCAAAACCGACGATCACTATCGATAGAAGACAATTACGCAATTTCCAACCCAAAACAAATTGTCAATTACCTAACGCAAATCCAGAGGCGTCATTGCATTTTGTCCGCTCGCTATGCCGTTAATGATCAATCGGGTTTAACCGCAATGGTACAAATTGACCTTATGCACAATGCCTTGGCGATAGACGCTCGAAAATATTAA
- a CDS encoding pentapeptide repeat-containing protein: MFVFSKPAKRGKLANMIFKVIVFCLAVLPIQVFACSCWDPEPEEYLQASTLIFKGIVESVEKIVPTSVADKYSITTISDELASSRAKFKLTTLYKGPESKEIDIEFHKNGASCGWDFSVGKKVTVFADGNARSGFKTSMCMMFPYAYSIEHGDNRYQKAIDAYRKKRNSLFSLSRNTRKNQVLLREQATFFVRNQDYAAAELAFNQILKLRPKDLSALVGRADARYKQGAYELALADYQAIQKLDIQNSAARHGKTFALFKLGRIQELGDDRDFSGYENDLDHSSFAGLNLAGTNFRGAKLSNTDLSGADLSNADFSESDIHSSNFKGAKLNHAKFRNLKSASETQFNHADLRHADFDDTVLFATNFDDAILDDADFSKADMRLASFEGASINNTKLHGKRMVSANLRGLKFVDQDLSGADFRGAELRGTIFQSTNLKGAIFGVAEGKMTNLQDSDLSKANLTDVDWGPVIVDCHIKLPYNLDIAKLLVFPIWTGCKGNPPRTAPPTTYRFPWGIVLQGIDASNSYYVDGDLSRFRFQHSNFDNSDFSRATLIGLDIQGGSYQKANFEYANLTNAHFTAVSFSEASFAHADLSNAKLREVDFSSANLEEAKLTGLCFDTKSKWPEGFDPLAVGAKLCE, encoded by the coding sequence ATGTTCGTATTCTCAAAACCAGCCAAGCGTGGCAAGCTGGCAAATATGATCTTTAAGGTCATAGTTTTCTGCTTGGCTGTATTACCAATACAGGTATTTGCTTGCAGTTGTTGGGATCCAGAGCCAGAAGAGTATCTTCAAGCCAGCACATTGATTTTCAAAGGTATTGTTGAATCGGTTGAAAAAATTGTGCCGACATCCGTAGCGGACAAATATAGCATTACCACAATATCCGATGAACTCGCATCAAGCCGCGCTAAATTTAAGCTGACAACCCTCTATAAAGGACCGGAATCCAAAGAGATCGATATCGAATTTCATAAGAATGGCGCGAGTTGCGGATGGGATTTTTCGGTTGGCAAGAAGGTAACCGTTTTTGCTGACGGCAATGCTCGGAGTGGTTTCAAAACTAGCATGTGCATGATGTTCCCTTATGCATATTCTATTGAGCACGGCGATAATCGATATCAAAAAGCCATTGATGCTTACCGAAAAAAACGGAATTCCTTATTCTCCCTTTCACGAAATACACGTAAAAACCAAGTGTTATTACGAGAACAAGCCACCTTTTTCGTTCGAAATCAGGACTATGCTGCGGCAGAACTGGCGTTTAACCAAATACTTAAACTACGACCCAAAGACCTATCAGCCTTGGTAGGCCGGGCTGACGCCCGATACAAACAAGGCGCCTATGAACTTGCTTTGGCAGACTATCAGGCTATCCAAAAACTGGATATACAGAATAGTGCTGCTAGACATGGAAAAACTTTTGCTTTGTTCAAACTTGGCAGAATTCAAGAGCTTGGGGACGACAGAGACTTTAGCGGTTACGAAAATGATTTGGATCATTCGTCTTTCGCCGGCCTGAATTTGGCTGGTACCAATTTCCGGGGCGCCAAACTTAGCAATACGGATTTATCCGGAGCCGATTTGAGTAATGCCGATTTCTCTGAATCCGATATACATAGCTCTAATTTCAAGGGAGCGAAACTCAATCATGCGAAATTTCGTAATCTAAAAAGCGCATCCGAAACACAATTCAATCACGCTGATCTTCGACACGCCGACTTTGATGACACCGTTTTGTTTGCCACAAACTTCGACGACGCGATACTCGATGATGCCGATTTTTCTAAAGCCGACATGAGGCTCGCTTCCTTTGAGGGAGCTTCGATCAACAACACAAAATTGCACGGCAAACGTATGGTTTCAGCCAATCTACGCGGTTTGAAATTCGTTGATCAGGATTTATCTGGCGCGGACTTTCGAGGTGCCGAGTTACGTGGCACGATCTTTCAATCCACGAATCTTAAGGGAGCTATTTTTGGCGTAGCAGAAGGGAAAATGACTAATCTACAAGACTCTGACTTGTCCAAGGCCAATCTCACCGATGTTGATTGGGGGCCCGTTATTGTCGACTGCCATATTAAGTTGCCCTATAACTTGGATATAGCAAAATTACTGGTCTTTCCTATATGGACTGGTTGCAAGGGAAATCCCCCGCGAACTGCTCCACCAACTACGTATCGCTTTCCGTGGGGAATAGTACTCCAAGGTATAGATGCTTCGAATTCTTACTATGTTGACGGAGACTTATCGAGATTTAGATTTCAGCACTCCAATTTCGACAACAGCGATTTTTCGCGTGCCACGCTTATCGGTTTGGATATTCAAGGCGGAAGCTATCAAAAAGCTAACTTCGAGTACGCCAATCTCACCAATGCTCATTTTACGGCAGTGAGCTTTAGCGAAGCTTCATTTGCACATGCCGATTTATCGAACGCCAAGCTGAGAGAGGTGGATTTTTCCTCGGCGAATCTGGAAGAAGCGAAGCTTACCGGCCTGTGTTTCGATACTAAGAGCAAATGGCCAGAAGGATTCGATCCGCTTGCCGTTGGCGCTAAGTTGTGCGAATAA
- the creC gene encoding two-component system sensor histidine kinase CreC, which yields MKLSVRLFLGYFLLVAVTGQLVLLLVVKQIGPGVRTALEASLVDTANLLAELAAPDLRQGSIADGHFAQAVKRYSKRPVSASIFGFPKQSLDYRVYVTDAAGIVRFDSAGTAIGENYSRWNDVYLTLQGQYGARSSQANPGDKTSSTMHVAAPVRDGDKLIGVVTVAYPTALLQPIVDASKHAIQRGAFWLFGGALLFGAVFNWRLTRAVELLVTYARTVTSGGKASPPKLRSVELSTLAHALESMRQELEGKQYVERYVQTLTHEMKSPLAAIRGAAELLEEPLPDTDRRRFAGNAREQAERLDQLIERLLGLAELEQRQQLSDPQLLDLGELLNSILAEKAPQLLQLNLHTAVSVDKPLPVLAEEFLLRQAISNLLDNALAFAPAASTIEINGSRDGTQIFLRIRDHGPGIPEYALERVFERFYSLPRPNNGRKSTGLGLAFVREVAMLHSGEIKVGNAEGGGAMAVLNLPESD from the coding sequence ATGAAGTTATCGGTACGTTTATTTCTGGGCTACTTCCTGCTGGTGGCCGTGACCGGGCAGCTGGTGTTGTTGCTGGTGGTAAAACAAATCGGCCCCGGCGTGCGTACCGCGCTGGAAGCCAGCTTGGTCGATACCGCCAACCTGCTGGCCGAACTGGCCGCGCCGGATTTGCGGCAAGGCAGCATCGCCGACGGCCATTTCGCTCAAGCGGTCAAGCGCTACAGCAAGCGGCCGGTATCGGCGAGCATCTTCGGTTTTCCGAAACAAAGCCTGGATTACCGGGTTTACGTTACCGACGCGGCCGGCATTGTCCGTTTCGACTCGGCGGGAACGGCAATCGGCGAAAACTACTCGCGCTGGAACGATGTTTATCTAACCCTGCAAGGCCAATACGGCGCGCGCTCCTCGCAGGCCAATCCCGGCGACAAGACCAGCTCGACCATGCATGTCGCGGCGCCGGTGCGCGACGGCGATAAATTGATCGGCGTGGTCACCGTCGCCTACCCCACCGCCCTGCTGCAACCCATTGTCGACGCCAGCAAGCATGCCATACAACGCGGGGCCTTCTGGTTGTTCGGCGGCGCTTTACTATTCGGTGCGGTATTCAATTGGCGCTTGACCCGCGCTGTAGAATTGTTGGTCACGTATGCCCGTACCGTTACCTCTGGCGGCAAAGCCAGCCCGCCCAAATTACGCAGCGTCGAGCTGTCCACACTGGCACACGCCCTGGAAAGCATGCGCCAGGAATTGGAAGGCAAACAATACGTCGAGCGTTATGTACAAACCCTAACCCATGAAATGAAAAGCCCGCTGGCGGCGATTCGCGGCGCGGCGGAATTACTGGAAGAACCGCTGCCGGATACCGACCGCCGCCGCTTCGCCGGCAACGCCCGCGAACAAGCCGAGCGCCTGGACCAGTTAATTGAACGGCTATTGGGACTGGCGGAGTTAGAGCAGCGCCAGCAATTATCCGATCCACAGCTATTGGATTTAGGCGAATTGCTGAACAGCATCCTAGCCGAAAAAGCCCCGCAACTGCTGCAACTCAATTTGCACACCGCCGTGTCGGTAGACAAACCGCTACCCGTGCTGGCGGAAGAGTTTTTATTGCGGCAGGCCATCTCTAATTTACTGGATAACGCATTGGCCTTCGCGCCCGCCGCTTCGACGATCGAAATCAACGGCAGCCGCGACGGCACGCAAATCTTTTTACGCATCCGCGACCACGGCCCAGGTATCCCTGAATATGCGCTGGAACGTGTGTTCGAACGCTTCTACTCCCTGCCGCGCCCCAACAATGGCCGCAAGAGTACCGGCTTGGGTTTGGCCTTTGTTCGGGAAGTGGCTATGTTGCATAGCGGGGAGATCAAGGTTGGCAATGCCGAGGGCGGTGGGGCGATGGCGGTGTTGAATTTGCCGGAAAGTGATTGA
- the creB gene encoding two-component system response regulator CreB, whose protein sequence is MTAAKRILIVEDEPAIADTLIYVLNSSGYQTEHVGLLQTALTRLQSATFSLAILDVGLPDGNGFDLCRQLRRFSDIPVIFLTAHSDEIDRIVGLEIGADDYVTKPFSPREVAARVGVILRRLAAAEINQQTPAANTPFDLDSQAGRIRYYGHLLDLTRYEFLLLKLLIEHPERIFSREQLLERIWQDPGDVFDRTVDTHIKTLRAKLRLAAADQDPIRTHRGLGYSLQSR, encoded by the coding sequence GTGACTGCCGCCAAACGTATCTTAATCGTAGAGGACGAACCGGCGATTGCCGACACTTTGATTTACGTGCTGAACAGCAGCGGTTATCAAACCGAACATGTCGGCTTACTGCAAACCGCCTTGACCAGATTGCAATCCGCAACGTTCTCCCTGGCGATTCTCGATGTCGGCCTGCCGGACGGCAACGGTTTTGATTTATGCCGGCAGCTGCGTCGATTCTCGGACATCCCGGTGATTTTTCTAACCGCGCACAGCGACGAAATCGACCGCATCGTCGGCTTGGAAATAGGCGCCGACGATTACGTTACCAAGCCGTTCAGCCCGCGTGAAGTGGCGGCCAGGGTCGGAGTGATTCTGCGCCGGCTGGCCGCCGCCGAGATTAACCAGCAAACACCGGCAGCGAACACGCCGTTTGACCTGGATAGCCAAGCCGGCCGCATCCGCTATTACGGACACTTGCTGGATTTGACCCGTTACGAATTTTTGTTGCTGAAACTATTGATCGAGCACCCGGAGCGGATTTTCTCCCGCGAACAACTGCTGGAACGAATCTGGCAAGACCCCGGCGACGTGTTCGACCGCACCGTCGATACCCATATCAAAACCCTGCGCGCCAAACTGCGCTTGGCCGCCGCCGATCAAGATCCGATACGCACCCATCGCGGCCTGGGTTATAGCTTGCAAAGCCGATGA
- a CDS encoding DUF350 domain-containing protein: MESLDLSHILAGANGFFLHFVAAAALTGVFAFCYLWITPYAEFQLIREGKTAPAVAFSAALLGFVLALSGAIANSVSFMDMLIWAGIALFLQVLVFVGLRLAFADLCKRIADDELGPAIMLAGFALAAGLLSAACMTY; encoded by the coding sequence ATGGAATCGCTAGACCTCTCTCACATCCTGGCCGGCGCCAACGGCTTTTTTCTGCACTTCGTTGCGGCCGCCGCGCTAACCGGCGTGTTTGCTTTCTGTTATCTGTGGATTACTCCCTACGCGGAATTCCAACTGATCCGCGAGGGCAAAACCGCGCCGGCGGTGGCGTTTAGCGCCGCGCTGCTGGGCTTTGTATTGGCGCTGTCCGGGGCTATCGCCAATAGCGTGTCATTTATGGATATGTTGATCTGGGCCGGCATCGCTTTATTTTTGCAGGTGCTGGTGTTTGTTGGCTTGAGACTGGCCTTTGCCGATCTGTGCAAACGCATCGCCGACGACGAACTGGGGCCAGCCATCATGCTGGCCGGCTTTGCGCTGGCGGCGGGCTTATTAAGCGCGGCCTGCATGACTTATTAA